A DNA window from Coffea arabica cultivar ET-39 chromosome 6c, Coffea Arabica ET-39 HiFi, whole genome shotgun sequence contains the following coding sequences:
- the LOC140008303 gene encoding carbonic anhydrase Nec1-like has translation MKNQNNTTASFLGSVILLLLVVTSILLLFGATSTKAQEVEDEREFDYAEGSKKGPKRWGKLKKEWAACSNGAFQSPIDMSNERVRLISKPERPIYKPTNATIKNRGHDISLQWGGDAGAIAINGTVYPLRQAHWHSPSEHTIRGRRYDLELHMVHLSTDPNLKNKIAVIGVLYKIGKPDKFLSKLTSYISTMIDEKDEQRSLDVVDPRQIEMHSKRYYRYMGSLTVPPCTEGVIWTINRKVRTVSRDQVMLLREAVHDYAERNARPIQQQNGRDIYLYGPAAS, from the exons ATGAAGAACCAAAATAACACTACTGCTTCCTTTCTTGGTTCAGTAATTCTTTTGCTACTAGTAGTAACATCTATTCTTCTTCTATTTGGTGCAACATCAACCAAAGCTCAAGAAGTTG AGGATGAGAGAGAATTCGATTACGCGGAAGGAAGCAAGAAGGGTCCAAAACGGTGGGGGAAGCTAAAGAAAGAATGGGCAGCATGTAGTAATGGAGCCTTCCAATCTCCAATAGATATGTCAAACGAGAGGGTTCGTTTGATTTCAAAACCGGAGAGGCCCATATACAAGCCCACCAATGCAACCATAAAAAACAGAGGCCACGACATCTCA CTTCAGTGGGGAGGTGATGCAGGAGCGATTGCCATCAATGGCACCGTGTACCCTCTCAGACAAGCCCACTGGCACTCTCCCTCTGAGCACACCATTCGAGGCAGAAG GTATGACTTGGAGTTACATATGGTTCACCTAAGCACCGACCcgaatttgaaaaacaagatTGCCGTTATCGGTGTCCTCTACAAGATTGGCAAGCCAGATAAATTTCTGTCCAAG TTAACGAGCTACATCTCGACTATGATCGATGAGAAGGATGAGCAGAGAAGCTTGGACGTTGTTGATCCGAGACAAATTGAGATGCACAGTAAAAGGTACTACAGGTACATGGGCTCGCTCACCGTCCCTCCATGCACAGAAGGCGTCATTTGGACCATCAATAGAAAG GTGAGGACTGTTTCGAGGGACCAAGTGATGTTGCTCCGAGAAGCTGTACACGAT TATGCAGAAAGAAATGCAAGGCCCATTCAACAACAAAACGGAAGAGACATCTATCTTTATGGCCCAGCAGCGTCATAA
- the LOC140008302 gene encoding E3 ubiquitin-protein ligase RZFP34-like, translating into MESSGSKHQSISHSSRTDESLMEMASGPYGCSHYKRRCKIRAPCCDEIFDCRHCHDELKNSIEVDPLRRHDIPRHEIKRVICSLCNTEQDVQQKCVKCGICMGEYFCSICNFFDDDVSKNQYHCDRCGICRTGGKENFFHCNGCGCCYSNQLKDSHTCIERAMHHNCPVCFEYLFDTTKEITVLFCGHTIHLDCVKEMERHFKYSCPVCSKSYCDMSRVWEKLDEEVASTAMPQIYRDKMVWILCNDCGETSEVNFHIVAHKCLKCSSYNTRQTRGGPASCSSRIQEMVG; encoded by the exons ATGGAGAGTAGTGGATCGAAGCATCAGAGCATTTCTCATTCATCTCGCACTGATGAGTCCTTAATGGAGATGGCTTCTGGACCCTACGG GTGCTCACACTACAAAAGGAGATGTAAGATAAGAGCACCTTGCTGTGATGAGATTTTTGACTGTAGGCATTGCCACGACGAATTAAAG AATTCCATTGAAGTTGATCCTTTGAGAAGGCATGATATTCCTCGCCATGAGATTAAAAGG gtCATTTGCTCCTTGTGCAATACAGAACAAGAT GTTCAACAAAAATGTGTCAAGTGTGGAATTTGTATGGGAGAGTACTTTTGCTCAATATGCAACTTCTTTGATGACGAT GTCTCAAAGAATCAATACCACTGTGACAGATGTGGAATCTGCAG GACTGGAGGTAAAGAGAACTTCTTTCATTGCAATGGATGTG GGTGTTGCTATTCAAATCAGTTAAAGGATTCACATACTTGCATAGAACGAGCCATGCACCACAACTGCCCTGTTTGCTTCGAG TACCTTTTTGATACTACCAAAGAGATTACAGTCCTGTTTTGTGGTCACACCATACATCTTGATTGTGTGAAGGAGATGGAAAGGCATTTCAA GTACTCATGTCCTGTTTGCTCAAAATCATATTGCGATATGTCTCGTGTGTGGGAAAAGCTTGATGAGGAG GTTGCTTCTACAGCGATGCCTCAAATTTATAGAGATAAGATg GTTTGGATCCTCTGCAATGACTGTGGAGAAACGTCTGAGGTGAACTTCCACATTGTGGCGCACAAGTGTCTGAAATGCAGCTCATATAATACGAGGCAGACAAGAGGAGGACCGGCTTCGTGCTCATCAAGGATCCAAGAGATGGTTGGATGA